From the Ilumatobacteraceae bacterium genome, the window TCGAGACGAACCCCGCTATTCGACGATGACGAGTTCGCTCGCGCTGCGGCCGAACACCTCGGGGGAGTAGATCTCCTCGGCGCGGGTCGGCGGTACGACGAAGGAACCGGGCGTGGTGGCCCTCGCGATGTAGGAGTACTCGTAGGTGCCACCCGGGAGGTAGCTGGCGAACGCCTCGGCGCGGTCGTCGCGCAGGTTCTGGTGCTCGTACCAGTTCCAGCCCCAGAACCAGGAGCTCTCGAAGGTCGCCTCGTCGGCGTCGCCGTCGCCTGGCGGCGGGGTGGTCTGCGACACGCCGAGGGCCGGGTTGACCGGTTCGAGACCGGCGGGGAGGGGGTCGATCAGCGCGACGTGGGTGCGTCGCGCATCCGCGACCATGGTCAGCTCGACCCTGACCTTGGCGCCGGCACGGATCGTCCAGGAACCGTCGGCGTTCCGCCGGACGTCGTCGGGATCGTCGATCGCCTGATACTCGCGCTCGACGACGAAGCCCTCGTCGCGTGCGTCGAGCTGGAGGTCGCTCGGGGCGTACCGGAGCCCGAGGCGGTAGTAGAGGCGCCCGTCGCCCTCCTTCGAGAGCACGATGTCGGTGTCGCCGGCGTTGATCACCTGGGGCATCGGCACGAGCGTGTTGACCCGATCGGTCGTCCGGCCGTCGAACGTCGCCTCGGCTGCGTAGAGGTCACCGAGCCAGGCGCGGGCGACGAAGTCGGGGGTGACCGACTCGAACGTTCCGAAGTACCGATCGAGCGCGATCAGGATGAAGGCGTTCTCGTGGGCGTTGTTCCAACGGCCGCGGGTCTGGCCGCCGAGCAGGCCGGCGACGACCTTGGGGATCAGGTCGCTCGTCGGCGCCTCGCTGATCAACGCGTCGAGGATGATGCCGTCGGTCTTGCGGTCGCTGTTCGCGATCACGTAGGCGTCCTCGCCGTACGACGTGGCGAAGGTCGCGGCGCCGGCCGTCTCGACGGCGGCGTTGCCGAAGCGGCCCTCGATCTCGTCGCGCAGACCGGGGTCGGTGATCGACGGCCACAACCAGGCGACGGCATCGAGCTCCAACTCGTCGCCGACGCGCTCGTACAGGTTCGTCGCCTTGGTGGTGTCGGTCCGGCCGGCCTCGTCGCGAACGGACAGTGCGTACGAGCTGAGCGAGTTGCGTACCTGCTCGCCGTAGGTCGACGGGTAGTACTCCTCGATCGAGGCGAGATGGTCGAGTGCCCGGTCGAGCGTGTCGTCCGGCACGGAGAAGCCGGCATCCCGAGCGAGGACGAGCGCGTGTGTGGTCTGGATCGACTGCCACGGGATCGACTCGCGGCCGCGCTGCCAGTACGGGAACCCGCCGTCGTCGTTCTGGAGTGCGGCCAGTGCGTCGACATCGCGGCGAACCGCGGCGTTCAGCTCGGCCGTGCTCGGCAGGCCGGCCGCGTCGAACGCGTCGAGGACGTCGCGCAGGGCGGCGATGGCCATGATGCGAGAGGCGAGACCGTCGGACGAGGCATAGCGGTACTCGGTGAGGTAGATGACGGCATCGGTCAGCGCCTGGAGCGCCGTCGACGACGTGTTGATCTCGAGCCCGCCGAACTGGGGGAAGACGCCGGTCGGCGCGATCGTCGGCTGGGCGATCGCTCCGTCGTCGATCACCCCGTAGGTGGCGAAGGCCTCGGCGGTCGCCGGGGTGTACACCGGCAGTTCGATCGCAGCGGCGTCGCTGAACTCGCCGCTGACGGCAACGACTCGGAACCGGGCGGTGCCGACCGCGTCGGTCGTCGCCGGGAATCTGACCTCGATCCGGTCGTCGGCGGGCACGGTGACCCGCAGGCCGGCCGGTCCGGTCAGCTTCAGGTTGGCCGTTTCGATCGCGACCTCGACCTCGATCGGCTCGCGGGTCTGGTTCTGGAGCACGACCGGCAGTTCGAACTCGTCACCGAAGTTGAGGAATCGGGGCGCCGACGGGCGCACCTGGAGCGGGAGGCGGGCCGTGATGGTGGACTCGCCCTTGCCGAATCGGTCGGCACCGTCGATCGCGACGGCCATGACCCGGTAGCGCGTGAGGCTGTCGGGCAGGGGGACATCGACGGTGACCTCGCCGTTGCCGTCGGTCGACTCGGCCGGCGCGTACACGGCCAAGGCGTCGAAGTCCTCGCGCACGTCGATCTGCTGGCCGGCGCCGGCGTTACCGCCGCCGTCGTCGCTGTCGTCGGCCGACTCCTCTGCCATGTCGTCGCCGCCGTCGGCGGCTCCCGCGGTCGGTGCGGCGTCGGCGCGATCGCCGGCTTCGCCGGTGACGAGGTCGGCGCGGGTCAGCAGGATGCTCGATCGCATGTACGTGCTGTTCACCTGTGACCACACGTCGCGGTAGAACACGTCGAGCGGGTCGGCCAGGTCGTAGCCGGTGAGGGAGAGCACGGCTTCGTCGACGACCACGATCGCCACGTCGGCGCCCGAGACGGCCGTGCCGTCGGCGTCGGTCACCGCGACCGTGACCGAGGTGTCCTGGCCCGGTTCGAGTTCGGTGTCGGCCGGCGTCGCGACCACGTCGAGCGCGCGGGTGACCGGCGGGATCGAGAGGCCGATGCGCCCGGTGGCGAACGCGGCCTGCTCGGGGAGGTCGGGTTGGGCGACCCCGTCGTCGTCGACCCGGGTGCTCGCTCCCACCATGTCGATCTGGATCTCGACGTTCGGGACGAACGCGTCGTCGATCGGGATCTCGAGCACGGCACTGCCGTCCTCGGCCTCGAACGACTCGGTCGAGACGATCCCGCCCCGGGCGATCGTCACGATGCCGGACGCCGGAGCGAACGGTGCCTGCACCAGGAGTTCGGCGGTCGCGCCGGGCTCGTAGGTCTCCTGGTCGGGGACGATCGTGACCGTGCCCTGTTCGAGACCGCGCACCGGACGGCCGGTCGATCCGCTGACCCACTGCGTGAGCTGTGTGCGGTTGGTGTGGCCCTCGTCGTCGACGACGAGGGCGGTGATGCGGTAGGTGCCGCCGACGTCGGTCGCGAACTCACACCGCATCGCCGTGTCGGTGGCATCACCCGTCGAGGTGAAGACGCACGTCTGCTCGTCGGCGAGTTGTTCGGTCCATTCGCCGTCGACGAGGACCCATTCGAGTCGGCCGGCCGTGACCGTGACATCGCGGCCGGGCACGGTGCCTCCGTCGACGTCGGTGACCACCCCGTCGATGCGGATCGGCGTGCCCTGGCGAACGAACGCGCGGTCGCTGCGGAGACCGACGTAGTACTCGGCCGGGTGGACCAGCAAGTCGGTACGCGACGACCAGGCCTGACGGTTCACGTCGAAGACGGTCGCCTCGGCCGTGACCGTGGTGGGCAGATCCACGTCGGGTCCGTCGAAGTCGATCTGGAGGTAGTGGGAACCGCCGGCGTCGGTCGATCCGGAGAACTCCTCGTACTCGACCGGCGTCCCTGGCCAGCAGTCGAAACAACCATCGGACGCGACGTCGCCGTCGCCGGAACGGCTGTCGGCCCACCACCATGGGACCCAGACACCGAACACGTACTGATCCCACTCGGGCGGACGGTACGTGGTCTCCCGTTTCGACACGAGCCAGTCGACGTCGGCGTCGGGCAGCGGTCCGCCGGAGAAGTACTCGGCGTCGACCCGGACGGTGGCGGGCCGTCCGACGTAGAACGGGCCTTCGGACTCGTTGCCGGCGGTGACCTCGAACTCGGGTCGACGGAACTCCTGGACGGAGAACGAGTGGCCGCTCGAGGCGTTTTCGGCGTCGACACCCGTCGCGCGGAACTCGACCCATGCCTGACCGAGGTTGGCGCCCTCGGGGAGATCGATCGAGAGGTTGAACCCGCCGAGCGCGTTCAGGTCGACGGTCCCGCTCGCGAGTTCGTTGCCCTGCGCGTCCCAGGCGTCGTAGCGAACCGTCACGTCGCCGTCGTAGAGGGCGAGCTGGGCGTCGGCCGACCAGGCGAACTTGCGGAGCCAGCCCGTGAGACGGACCGTCTCGCCCGGCCGGTAGATGCCGCGGTCGTCGAACACGTACCAGCGGCCCTCGTCGCTGCGCTCGTTCGCCGTCCAGCCGTCGTACCAGTCGGCGGGCAGGAACGCGGTGCCCTGCCCCGTGCTGGCCCACAACCCGACGATGCCGTTGTCGCCGAGGTCGAGTTCGACGAGGCCCTCGCCGTCGGTGGTGGCGACCCGGCCGTCGCCGATCAGTTCGACCGGTACCCCATCGAGCGGCTCACCGGTGGCGAGGTCGGTCGTCCAGATCACCAGCTGTTCGTGGTCGTAGAAGGCGTCGATGCCGACCGTGGTCGATTGCACCCAGGCGACCGTCGGACGGTTGCGCCAGTAGTCGTCGTCGTTGCGTGAGAACTCCCGCGTCGGGTCGATGCGGACGACGATCTGCGAGTCGACCTGGTCGAAGGCGCTCGACAGATCGATCGACGTCTCGACGTACTGGTCCTCAGAGGCGTCGATCTCGACCACGTCGTCCATGACGACCGGCCACTCCGGCTCGTCGGCCGCCTCGTCGGACCACATGCGTTCGAGGTAGGTCCGGAAGGCGGCGAGGTCCGTCGGGGACACCGCCCAGGCCCGGACGCGAACGGCGTCGTGGTTGACGGTGGAGATGCTGACCTGCGGGCGTTCTGCGGTGGGGTCGGTCGTGATCCACTCGCGCGGGAGGCCCAGCAGGGCCGGTCGCGCGGAGCCGACCCGGAAGTCGACGGTGGTGTCGGTGCCCAGGGTCTGGCCGAACACGTCGGTGAGGTCTGCGTCGAGTGTGACCTGATACGTGGTGCGGCCCCGGGTGGCGCCGGAGAGCTCGATGACGTTGCCGTACACGTTGATCGTCAGTTGCTCGATCGCCGGTTCGACGTCGACGAGGTCGGCGGCGAACAGCTGGGCGTCGAGCGCGTTGCTGAACTCGATCACCAGCGGCGTACCCGGTTCGCAGCCGTCGCCGTAGCCGCAGTCGGTCCGCTCGACACGGAGGGAACCGAAGGTGCGACCTCGATAGGTCGCGGCGAGGCTGCTGGTGCGGTCGCCCTCGGCGGACGGTGTACCCGGACCGATCGTCACGGTGAACGCGGTGTCGGCGGGCAGTTCGGAGACGGGTCGGAATGCGACCGCCCGCGCCTCCAGCGCCTGATCGACGGCGGACCGGGCGTTCCGGTCGGCTTCGATCTCGTCGTCGGTCGCGAGTCGGACCGCCCTCGTGGTGCCGTCGGCCTCGAGGGAGATGGTGGAGAGTACGGCGGCGGCGTCGACCCGCTGGTCGAAGACGGCGACGAACACCGGCTGCAACGAGGTGGTCTCGGTGTCGCCGACGAACGACTCGACGGTCGGGGCCGGGGTCGCGAACGTCCAGCTCACCGTCTCCGCCAGTCGACCGCCGGTCTGGGAGGTCGTGCCGGCGGGCACCGTGACCTCGTACACGGTGGCGGCAGGCAGACGGTCGATCTCGCCGGGCTCGACCTCGAACCGGAGCGTGCGCGTGCCGATCCAGCGCCACCGACCATCGATCGCCGGCGAGACCTCGACGGGTACGTCGGCATCATCGAGCTGGTCGAGCGTCGCGATCGGGACCATGGGCTGATCGAACGTGACGCTCAGGAACGGGGCGAGGTCGACCTCGCCCTCGGGCTGGTACCTCACGACCTCGAGCGGGCCCTCGGCCGGTGGGGGCGCAGCGTCGTCGCCGGTCGGCGGGAACACCCCGTCGATCGTCTCGCCGACCAGCGGCGGTGGCAGGGTCTGCGCCGGCAGGTTGAACTCGTCGCGGTCGGCGTCGGGCACATCCCAGGGCGGCAGTCGGTCGAGCAGTTCCCGAACGGCCTGTTGGCCGAGTGGGGTGCCGTCGACCACGTCGACCGTGGTGGGGGTGTCGTCGGCCGGCGAACCCTCGCTCAGGCGGAGGCCGAGCTGGGCGATCGACGCGTCGGCGTCGGCGCCGTCGACGTTGACGCGAGGACCGGCCGGTTCGGTCGACGTCGGAACGGTGGTGATCGGCGATTCGGCATCGTCGTCGTCGCCGCCGAACCAGCAACCCGTCAGCGCGAGCGCCAGCGCGACGACGGTCGTCACCGTCCTTTTCGTCGTCCCGCTCACCATGTCGCCACCAATCCTCTCCGGGTCAACCTTACGAACTCGTCATCGGTTTGACGTGGCGAGGAGGCGTCTGGTTCCCCTGATCTGTCGGTGGCGTCGGGTCAGACACCCCAGACGATCGGTGTCCACCTGAGGATGTCGACCGGGTCACCGTCCGCGACCTTGGTGCCGATCACCTCGAAGCGCATCAGCCGGCCCGCGCCGACGTCGGTCTGCTCCACGAGGCGATGGCGGAACTCGATCAGGTCACCCTCGTACGCGGGCCCGATGTGATCACACCCGTCCCAGCCCTGCACGCTCGCCAGCCCGGGGAGCATCCTCGTGAGGGAGGCTTGCGCCAAGCCCTGCACGTGACCGCCGTACACGAGACGACGGCCGTCGGCCGTCGTCGTGTGGTCGCGATGCACCGCGGCCTGGTTGAACGTCAGCCGGGCCAGCGGCGCTGCGAGGTCGACGTGGTCGCGCAGGGGATCGACTCGGGTCTCGTCGACCGCCCAGTCGGTCGAGATCGATCCGGCGAGGTCCCAGTCGGGCACACCGTCAGCGAGATCGGCGAGCGGTGTCGGATCGGACGGCCCCGGAATCGCATCGGCATGACCCGGCTGTCCGGGCCCACGGCCACGCACGAGCGCACACCGTTCGTACTCGACGACCGGCCCGTCGTCGGTCTCCGACGTGATGCCGAGCCAGACCTTGCCGCGGAACTGGTCGCCCTTCGGTGCCGAGTCCTTGAGACCGAGCACGGTGGTCGTCGTGCGGAGCGTCTGACCGAGCTCGACGGGCCGGAGCACTCGAACCGAGCGGTAGTACAGGTTCGCGATCGCCTGACGCGTGGCCATGGTCGTCTGACCGATCGAGTACTGCATCACGAGCGCCGGGTTGGCCAACCGTCCGGTCGATCCGGAGGCGGCACGGTATGCGGCGGCGTCGGAGGCGAGTGCGTGCTGGTCGCCGGTGATCGCCCGGTAGACCGCGTTGTCCGCATCGGTCAGTGTGATCGCCGGGAGCGGCGGCAGCGTGGCGCCCACCGTGAAGTCCTCGTAGAGCGGGCCGAGTCGCGAGGTGTCGAACATCACGCCATCGTGGCATTCGCGAGTGGCCGCGGCCCACCTCGCGCGGCCTACGGTGGACATGTGAGCGACGAACAGCGACCCTACGGCGGCGGTGCCGACAGCAACCCCGCCTTGAAACGAGTTCGGACCCGTCATTTTCAACGTGCCAAGGAACAGGGCATCAAGATCACCGGCCTGACGAGCTACGACTTCCTGTCGGCGGCGATCTTCGACGAGGCGGGGATCGACTTCCTGCTGGTCGGCGACTCCGCCGGCAACACCGTGTTCGGGTACGACACCACGATCCCGGTCACACTCGACGAACTGATTCCGTTGACCCGAGCGGTCGTCCGCGGTGCGAGCCGGGCGTTCGTGATCGCCGACATGCCGTTCGGTTCGTACGAGAACGGGCCCGACGAGGCGCTCGCCACGGCGATCCGTTTCATGAAGGAGACCGGATCGCACGCGGTCAAGCTCGAAGGTGGCGTCCGCAGCGCCAAGCAGATCAAGCGGGTGGTCCGGGCCGGTATCCCGGTGATGGGCCACATCGGCTTCACCCCGCAGAGTGAGCACGGCCTCGGTGGGCACATCATCCAGGGGCGCGGTGACGACGGCGCCGAGCAGTTGCTGGCCGATGCCCATGCGGTCGAGGACGCCGGCGCGTTCGCGGTGGTCCTCGAGATGGTGCCGTCGGCGATCGCCGGACAGGTCACCCAAGAACTCGCGATCCCCACGATCTCCGTCGGTGCCGGCCCCGAGTGCGACGGACAGCTGTTGGTCTGGAGCGACTGGGCCGGGTTCACCCGCGGCCGGATCCCGCGGTTCGTGAAGCAGTACGCCCAGATCGCCGACACCCTGCTCGCAGCGGCGCAGGAGTTCCGCGCCGACGTCGAGTCGGGCGTCTACCCGGCGCTCGAGCACGAGTACGGCGAGTAGCCGGTGGGGTCGGACCCGCGACCGGCCCACCGAGTCCGGACCTTCAAGCCCCGTCGCCGTCAGCTGACGCCGGCACGGGCTGAACTGTTCGAACGGTTGCGACCGTCGCTCTGCCTCGACGTCGAGGGCGAGCGGTTCGATCCGATCGTCGAGTTCGGGCGAGCGGCACCACTGATCCTCGACATCGGGATCGGCCACGGCGATTCGGTGACGACGGCGGCCGCCGCCGAACCCGACACCGATGTCATCGGTGTCGATGTGCACACACCCGGCATCGCGTCGACGTTGGCTCGGATCGAGTCGATGCGGCTCGACAACGTCCGGCTCGTGCACGGTGACGCGCTCCAGTTCGCCGAGCGGCTCGCGCCCGCCTCGCTCGACGGGATCCGGATCTACTTCCCCGACCCGTGGCACAAGGCGCGTCACCGGAACCGTCGGTTGGCGAGCGGGCCGAACTTCGACCTGTTCGGTGCGCTGCTCGCGTCCGGCGGCACCGTGCACATCGCAACCGACATCGTCGACTACGCCCTGCAGGTCCAGCGCCTGATGGAGGTCCGAGACGACTTCGTCGGCGGTGTGGTCGATCGGCCGGTGTGGCGTCCCGAGACGCGCTACGAGCGCAAGGGCCTCGCTGCCGGCCGAGCGGTCACCGACCTGATCTACCGTCGACGGTGAAGCCGGTGCGGGTACGGTTCTGCACATGTCGGTACCCGGATCGGTCGCAGCGCGCCGCCGCCCGCGACCGCTGCTGTCGCAGCGGGCCGAGGCCGAACTCGGGCCTCGCCACCGCGAGGTGCTCGACGACCTCGAGTCGCTGTTCTTGCGTGACGGGTTCTCCGGGTTCAGCGTCCGCGAGTTGGCGGCGCACGTCGGCTGTTCGCGACGGACCCTGTACGAGGTCGCCCCGTCGAAGGACGAGCTGGTCCTCATCGTGCTCGACCGGTTCCTGCATCGCGTCGGGCGTGATGCCCTCGATGCGATCGACACGACTCGGTCGTATGCGGATCAGATCACCGCGTACTTCCTCGGCGGGGTCGAGCTGCAGCGCCTCACCCACGTGTTCGGCGAGGACCTCGCCGACGAGGCCGCCGCCCGACGGCTGTTCGATCGCCACTACGGGTTCGTGATGGCGGTGACGGAGCAGCTCGTCGCCGACGGTGTGGCCGCAGGGGAGTTCCGCCCGGTCGAGCCGGCGGTCGTCGCGGGCGTCCTCGCCGGGACCGGCATGTTCTTCCACCAGCCCGACGTCCAGAGCGACAGCGGCCTCGACCTGCAGCACGCGATCGACGGCGCCCTCGAACTCGTCGTCCGCTCCATCCGAGCCTGACGATCACCGTTCGCGAACGGGCGCGCCTGGCACGATGCGGGGATGGGGGACTTCGTGCTCGAGACCGCGGTGACGCCGGAGGGCGACGGCGTCTGGGCGACCGAGCTGTCGACCGACTGGAACATCGGCGACAGCGCCAATGGCGGGTACGCCCTCTCGCCGGTGCTCCGAGCGGCCCGCGAGATCGGCGGGCACCCTGACCCCATCTCGGTCACCACGCATTTCCTCCGGCCGGTGCAGGGTGGGGGAGTCGGACGTGTCGAGGCGAGCCTCGTGCGGGCCGGCCGGAGCGTGTCGGTCGCCACGGGCAGGCTCCACCAGGCCGGTCGGGACCGTCTGGTCGTCAACGCCGTCTTCGGTGATCTCGAGGGGCCGGCCGATGCCGACGGCGACGAGGGTGCCCCCACGATCGAGGTGGGGC encodes:
- the trmB gene encoding tRNA (guanosine(46)-N7)-methyltransferase TrmB, encoding MGSDPRPAHRVRTFKPRRRQLTPARAELFERLRPSLCLDVEGERFDPIVEFGRAAPLILDIGIGHGDSVTTAAAAEPDTDVIGVDVHTPGIASTLARIESMRLDNVRLVHGDALQFAERLAPASLDGIRIYFPDPWHKARHRNRRLASGPNFDLFGALLASGGTVHIATDIVDYALQVQRLMEVRDDFVGGVVDRPVWRPETRYERKGLAAGRAVTDLIYRRR
- the panB gene encoding 3-methyl-2-oxobutanoate hydroxymethyltransferase, which encodes MSDEQRPYGGGADSNPALKRVRTRHFQRAKEQGIKITGLTSYDFLSAAIFDEAGIDFLLVGDSAGNTVFGYDTTIPVTLDELIPLTRAVVRGASRAFVIADMPFGSYENGPDEALATAIRFMKETGSHAVKLEGGVRSAKQIKRVVRAGIPVMGHIGFTPQSEHGLGGHIIQGRGDDGAEQLLADAHAVEDAGAFAVVLEMVPSAIAGQVTQELAIPTISVGAGPECDGQLLVWSDWAGFTRGRIPRFVKQYAQIADTLLAAAQEFRADVESGVYPALEHEYGE
- a CDS encoding TetR/AcrR family transcriptional regulator, with translation MSVPGSVAARRRPRPLLSQRAEAELGPRHREVLDDLESLFLRDGFSGFSVRELAAHVGCSRRTLYEVAPSKDELVLIVLDRFLHRVGRDALDAIDTTRSYADQITAYFLGGVELQRLTHVFGEDLADEAAARRLFDRHYGFVMAVTEQLVADGVAAGEFRPVEPAVVAGVLAGTGMFFHQPDVQSDSGLDLQHAIDGALELVVRSIRA
- a CDS encoding alpha-2-macroglobulin family protein, which codes for MTTVVALALALTGCWFGGDDDDAESPITTVPTSTEPAGPRVNVDGADADASIAQLGLRLSEGSPADDTPTTVDVVDGTPLGQQAVRELLDRLPPWDVPDADRDEFNLPAQTLPPPLVGETIDGVFPPTGDDAAPPPAEGPLEVVRYQPEGEVDLAPFLSVTFDQPMVPIATLDQLDDADVPVEVSPAIDGRWRWIGTRTLRFEVEPGEIDRLPAATVYEVTVPAGTTSQTGGRLAETVSWTFATPAPTVESFVGDTETTSLQPVFVAVFDQRVDAAAVLSTISLEADGTTRAVRLATDDEIEADRNARSAVDQALEARAVAFRPVSELPADTAFTVTIGPGTPSAEGDRTSSLAATYRGRTFGSLRVERTDCGYGDGCEPGTPLVIEFSNALDAQLFAADLVDVEPAIEQLTINVYGNVIELSGATRGRTTYQVTLDADLTDVFGQTLGTDTTVDFRVGSARPALLGLPREWITTDPTAERPQVSISTVNHDAVRVRAWAVSPTDLAAFRTYLERMWSDEAADEPEWPVVMDDVVEIDASEDQYVETSIDLSSAFDQVDSQIVVRIDPTREFSRNDDDYWRNRPTVAWVQSTTVGIDAFYDHEQLVIWTTDLATGEPLDGVPVELIGDGRVATTDGEGLVELDLGDNGIVGLWASTGQGTAFLPADWYDGWTANERSDEGRWYVFDDRGIYRPGETVRLTGWLRKFAWSADAQLALYDGDVTVRYDAWDAQGNELASGTVDLNALGGFNLSIDLPEGANLGQAWVEFRATGVDAENASSGHSFSVQEFRRPEFEVTAGNESEGPFYVGRPATVRVDAEYFSGGPLPDADVDWLVSKRETTYRPPEWDQYVFGVWVPWWWADSRSGDGDVASDGCFDCWPGTPVEYEEFSGSTDAGGSHYLQIDFDGPDVDLPTTVTAEATVFDVNRQAWSSRTDLLVHPAEYYVGLRSDRAFVRQGTPIRIDGVVTDVDGGTVPGRDVTVTAGRLEWVLVDGEWTEQLADEQTCVFTSTGDATDTAMRCEFATDVGGTYRITALVVDDEGHTNRTQLTQWVSGSTGRPVRGLEQGTVTIVPDQETYEPGATAELLVQAPFAPASGIVTIARGGIVSTESFEAEDGSAVLEIPIDDAFVPNVEIQIDMVGASTRVDDDGVAQPDLPEQAAFATGRIGLSIPPVTRALDVVATPADTELEPGQDTSVTVAVTDADGTAVSGADVAIVVVDEAVLSLTGYDLADPLDVFYRDVWSQVNSTYMRSSILLTRADLVTGEAGDRADAAPTAGAADGGDDMAEESADDSDDGGGNAGAGQQIDVREDFDALAVYAPAESTDGNGEVTVDVPLPDSLTRYRVMAVAIDGADRFGKGESTITARLPLQVRPSAPRFLNFGDEFELPVVLQNQTREPIEVEVAIETANLKLTGPAGLRVTVPADDRIEVRFPATTDAVGTARFRVVAVSGEFSDAAAIELPVYTPATAEAFATYGVIDDGAIAQPTIAPTGVFPQFGGLEINTSSTALQALTDAVIYLTEYRYASSDGLASRIMAIAALRDVLDAFDAAGLPSTAELNAAVRRDVDALAALQNDDGGFPYWQRGRESIPWQSIQTTHALVLARDAGFSVPDDTLDRALDHLASIEEYYPSTYGEQVRNSLSSYALSVRDEAGRTDTTKATNLYERVGDELELDAVAWLWPSITDPGLRDEIEGRFGNAAVETAGAATFATSYGEDAYVIANSDRKTDGIILDALISEAPTSDLIPKVVAGLLGGQTRGRWNNAHENAFILIALDRYFGTFESVTPDFVARAWLGDLYAAEATFDGRTTDRVNTLVPMPQVINAGDTDIVLSKEGDGRLYYRLGLRYAPSDLQLDARDEGFVVEREYQAIDDPDDVRRNADGSWTIRAGAKVRVELTMVADARRTHVALIDPLPAGLEPVNPALGVSQTTPPPGDGDADEATFESSWFWGWNWYEHQNLRDDRAEAFASYLPGGTYEYSYIARATTPGSFVVPPTRAEEIYSPEVFGRSASELVIVE